A stretch of the Glutamicibacter sp. JL.03c genome encodes the following:
- a CDS encoding peptidoglycan D,D-transpeptidase FtsI family protein translates to MVSSTAIDTAKKRMRFVLILSVTLLVIILARLVWVQGINAATVANAAQQNREREEVIAPTRGSIEDRNGTILAVSVDRYDLVIDQREQDDDIRRAKRDGSNGHERISWDQAIQELADALDQDPNELATKVRPQDDAKPKGYVVIAKSVTPEVRNEVREIGIPRLSSLLRSERQYPQGVIAGPLLGFVRNSEDQTSVVGAEGLELSQEDHLAGTAGSRKYEISADGVRIPVTEVEETPAVNGQDVLLTIDSDINYVAQRAAEKKQAQFNAEWVSVVVEEVKTGKILAIGDSAELDPNDPGATAPEFRRSTSITRAFEPGSTGKAPIFAAALDQGVVKATDEFTVPNKKTFTKETINDSLEHSTYDMTVAGIFARSYNTGTVMVGNKMSKQTRYDYMRAFGLGTPIQVGLNGASAGQLAKPANWDRRQQYTTMFGQGYSQTVLHTASIFQTIANGGVRLSPSLIEGYRNEDGSVTKIPDPEKKRVIKESTSKEMLKIMESVVDYGTGYKEAIPGYRVGGKTGTGQAASAKGYDGYTYSFAGVAPLEDPQFVVVATMYRPKGNWKDFSVADTFTDVMSHTLNTFNVPPSTTKSEAYDVFVGKEQKKSW, encoded by the coding sequence ATGGTGAGCTCGACGGCAATCGACACTGCGAAAAAGCGGATGCGCTTCGTACTGATTCTCTCAGTAACCCTGTTGGTGATCATCCTGGCCCGGCTCGTCTGGGTTCAGGGCATCAACGCGGCAACGGTAGCCAATGCGGCCCAGCAGAATCGTGAACGCGAAGAAGTCATCGCTCCAACACGCGGCTCGATCGAAGACCGCAATGGAACCATTCTGGCGGTATCCGTCGACCGCTATGATCTGGTCATCGACCAGCGTGAGCAGGACGATGATATCCGTCGTGCCAAGCGTGACGGCTCCAACGGCCATGAGCGCATCAGCTGGGACCAAGCCATCCAGGAACTCGCCGACGCGCTTGACCAGGATCCTAACGAGCTCGCCACCAAGGTGCGCCCGCAGGACGATGCCAAGCCCAAAGGCTACGTTGTCATCGCCAAGAGCGTGACACCAGAAGTGCGCAACGAAGTCCGTGAAATTGGCATTCCTCGGCTCTCATCCCTGCTGCGCAGCGAACGCCAGTACCCTCAAGGCGTGATCGCCGGCCCGCTGCTTGGCTTCGTCCGGAACTCCGAAGATCAAACCTCCGTGGTCGGCGCCGAAGGCCTCGAGCTCAGCCAGGAAGACCACCTGGCAGGTACCGCAGGCAGCCGCAAATACGAAATCAGCGCGGACGGCGTGCGTATTCCGGTGACCGAAGTCGAAGAAACTCCGGCGGTCAACGGACAGGACGTTCTGCTGACCATCGACTCTGACATCAACTACGTCGCCCAGCGTGCTGCAGAAAAGAAGCAGGCCCAATTCAACGCCGAGTGGGTCTCCGTGGTTGTCGAGGAGGTCAAGACCGGCAAGATCCTGGCCATTGGCGACTCCGCTGAGCTGGACCCCAACGACCCCGGCGCCACCGCACCGGAGTTCCGGCGCTCAACGTCGATCACTCGTGCCTTCGAACCAGGCTCGACCGGCAAGGCCCCGATCTTCGCGGCCGCCCTCGACCAGGGCGTCGTGAAGGCCACGGACGAGTTCACTGTTCCGAACAAGAAGACTTTCACCAAGGAAACCATCAACGACTCCTTGGAACACTCCACCTACGATATGACCGTGGCCGGCATCTTCGCCCGCTCCTACAACACCGGTACGGTGATGGTAGGCAATAAGATGAGCAAGCAGACCCGCTACGACTACATGAGGGCCTTCGGCCTGGGCACTCCCATCCAGGTGGGCCTAAATGGCGCCAGCGCCGGCCAGCTGGCGAAACCCGCAAATTGGGATCGCCGCCAGCAGTACACCACCATGTTCGGCCAGGGCTATTCGCAGACCGTGCTGCACACCGCGTCCATCTTCCAAACCATCGCCAACGGCGGCGTTCGCCTCTCGCCAAGCCTGATCGAAGGCTATCGGAACGAGGACGGATCGGTGACAAAAATCCCCGATCCTGAAAAGAAGCGCGTGATCAAGGAATCCACCTCCAAGGAAATGCTGAAGATCATGGAATCCGTGGTCGACTACGGCACCGGTTACAAGGAAGCCATCCCCGGATACCGTGTCGGTGGCAAGACCGGTACCGGCCAGGCCGCCAGCGCCAAGGGCTACGACGGCTATACTTATTCATTTGCAGGTGTAGCTCCATTGGAAGATCCGCAGTTCGTTGTTGTGGCGACGATGTACCGTCCAAAGGGCAACTGGAAGGACTTCTCGGTAGCTGACACGTTTACCGACGTGATGAGCCATACGCTCAACACATTCAATGTGCCTCCGAGCACAACAAAGTCAGAGGCGTATGACGTCTTTGTAGGTAAGGAACAAAAGAAATCTTGGTAG